The following is a genomic window from Amycolatopsis cihanbeyliensis.
GCCTCCCGGCGACTCCGGACGAACAGGTAGATCAGGTACGGCGCGCCGAGGATCGCGGTGAGCACCCCGACCGGCAGGCCGTACGCGCCGGGCAGCAGCCGGACGCCGAGGTCCGCGGCGACGGTGAGGAGCGCGCCGAGCACCAGCGAGCCGAACAGCGGCGGCCGCTCGGTGCGGGCCAGCCGCAGCGCGATCTGCGGGGTGGCCAGCGCGACGAAGGTGATCGGCCCGGCGGCCGCGGTGGCCACCGCGGCCAGGCAGGCCGCGAGCAGCAGCAGGGTGCCGCGGGCGGCGTCCACCCTGATGCCGAGCCCGCGCGCGGTCTCCTCGCCGAACTGCAACCCGCCGATGGTGTGCGCGCAGATCAGGGTCGCGGGCACCAGTACGGCCAGCGCGAGCGCCACCGGGCCGACCGCCTCCCAGCCGACGTTCGCGAGGCTGCCGACGATCCAGGTGGTGGCGCGGGCGGCGTCGTCCACGTCGCCGACGGTCAGCAGCCAGTAGACGAGGTTGTAGCCGACCGCGGACAGGCCGATGCCGATCAGCACCAGCCGGTAGCCGTCGATGCCGCGCCGCCAGGACAGCCCGTAGAGCAGCAGGGCGGCGAGCATCCCGCCGGCCAGCCCGGCCAGCGGCACCCCGAGTTCCGCGGCGAGCCCGCTGACCTGCCCGCGGTAGCCTGCGAACACGATCACGCCCACCGCGCCGACCCCGGCACCCCAGGTGATGCCCAGGATGTCCGGGCTGGCCAGCGGGTTGCGGGCGATGGTCTGGAAGATCGCACCGGACAGCCCGAGCGCGGCACCGACCAGGATGCCGGTAAGGGTGCGCGGCAGCCGCAGGTCGAAGATGATCCCGTTCTCCCTGCGGTCGCCGCCACCGGCCAGGGTGCGCAGCACGTCCAGCACCTCGATATGCGAGCTGCCCCGGCCGATGTTCACCGCGGAGACCAGCACCAGCAGGGCGAGCCCGATCAGCGCGAGGGCCGGCACCCTGGGCCGGAAGGTCCAGGCGGCCGGGCCGAGACGCAACACGCGGCGGCCGGGCAGGGTGTCGATGTCCGCGATGGTCTTCACAACCGGGCCAGGCCTTTCCTGCGCACCAGCACGATGAACACCGGGGCACCCAGCACCGCCAGCATGATGCCCACCTCGAAGGTGTCCCCGGAGACCAGGCGGCCGGCCACGTCCGCGAGCAGCAGCAGGATCGCGCCGAGCAGGCCGGAGAACGGGATCAGCCACCGGTGGTCCGGGCCGGTGAGCGCCCGCACCACATGCGGCACGATCAGGCCGAGGAAGGCGATCGGCCCGCACGCGGCCACCGCGGACCCGGTGAGCAGGGTGATCGCGGTGACGCCGAGGATCCGGGTGCGGCGCACGTGCTGGCCGAGGGAGGTGGCCACCTCCTCGCCGAGGGACAGCGTGTTCAGGCCGGGCGTGTTCAGCACCGCCAGCAGCAACCCGAGCAGCAGGAACGGCAGCACCTGCCCGGCGACCGCGAAATCCCTGCCGGCGATGGAGCCGACCCGCCAGAACCGGAACGTCTCCATGCCCTGCCGGTTACCGAGCACGATCGCCGCGATCAAGCCGTACAGCAGCGCGTTCACCGCCGCGCCCGCCAGCGCGAGGGTGACCGGCGTGGAGCCGTGCCCGCCGGTGGCGCCGAGCAGGAACACCACCACCGCGGCCAGCAGCGCCCCGGCGAAGGCGAACCAGATGAAGCCGTACAGGCTGGAGACGCCGAACAGCACGACCGCGGACACGATGCCGAAGGCGGCGCCCTGGTTGACCCCGAGGAGGCCGGGATCGGCGATCGGGTTGCGGGTGTGGCCCTGCATCAGCGCGCCCGCCACACCCAGCGCGACCCCGGCGAGCACACCGAGCAGGGTGCGCGGCACTCGTAGCGAGCGGATCACGATGTCGGCGTCGCTGCCGGTCGGCCGCACCAGTGCGTCCCACACCCCGGCGAGCGGGATGGCGCGTGCCCCGAAGGCCAGGCTGAACCCTGCCGCGACCACCAACGCGACCGCGAGCGCGGCCAGACCCAGCAACCGGCGGCGCCGGTGCGGCGAGCCGTGCCGTGGGCCGGACCTGCCGGCGAGGATCGCGGTCATGACCAGGGAGAGCGAAAGTAGCTGAACACATCCGGAGTCTCGATCCGCACAGATCGGCTACTTTCGGTCGGACTGGCATCTACCGGCACAGTAGGCCACCCTAACCAGGTGGTGGCCCGTCCGGGTCAGGCGGCGTTCCACTCGTGGTCGAGCAGCGAGAGCAACACCGAGTCGCGCCAGGCCCCGCCGGTGTACACGTGCTCACGCAGTACTCCCTCACGGACGAAGCCGAACCGCTCCAGCAGGGCGATGCTGCTGGTGTTGTCCGGGCCGAGGGAGGCGCTGACCCGGTGCAGGCGCAGCGGCCCGAACCCCAGGTCGAGCAGCGCGCGGATGGCGTCGGTGGTGTAGCCCTTGCCCCGGTGCCGGTAGGCGACCGCGTACCCCAGCTTGGCCGCGCCGGTACCGGTCGGGATGAGCAGCCCGAACCCGACCAGCGCGCCGTCGGCGCGGGAGGTGATGGCCAGGGTGTAGTCGGGGCGCGGTCGCCGCGCCGACCGCTCGACGACCCCGTCGAGCAGGTCCCGCACCCCCTCGCGGGTGTGCGCGTCGAAGGACAGCAGTGCGGCTACCCGGGGGTCGCCGATGATGCCGTACAACGCCTCGGCGTCCTCGACGGTGAACTCCCGCAGGCGCACCAGCTCCCCGTCGATCCGCACGGACCCCTCCCCTGGTTCGTCGAGCACGAGCACACCATGCCAGCTCCGCACGGAAGTGATCATTCCCCGGCCACCATGGGTGCCGGTGGCCACGCCCACCCCTGCCGTCACTCCTGGCCGGGGTGGGCGGGACAGTCGGGGGCACCACAGCTGAGCAGGCCGAGGCGGTAGCCGAGGGCGACGGCGTGGGTGCGGTTCTCCGCGTGCAGCTTGCTCAGCACCGACCGGACGTGACAGCGGATCGTGTCGGTGCTGAGGAACAGCCGCCGCCCGATCGCCTCGTTGGTCCACCCCTCCGCCATCAGGTTCAGCACGGTCAGCTCCCGCTTGCTCAACGCCTTGCGCTCCGGCGCCGGCCCGGCGAACCGTTCCAGCGGGGTCAGCTTGGGGTGGCGGTAGTCACCGTGAAAGTAGGTCTGCGCGATCGCGACCCGCAGTTCCTCCGGCGTCGCCTGCGCGGGCAACAACCCGGCGGCACCCGCGGCGCGCAGCCGGGTGAGCTCCTCGGCCGGCACGGGGCGCGGCAGCAACACCAGCAACGGCACCGCGGCGTCCATCCTGGACAGTTTCTGCAGGATGCGCAGGGCGATCGCGGGCGGTGCGTGCGCGACGAACAGCGCGGGCGGGTCCGCACCGATCCGCGCGAAGGCCTCCCGCAGGCTGATGACGTACCTGGTGTCGGTGAACTCGGGTAGCGCCCGGCCGGCATTCGCGGAGACACCGAGACCGGAGATCGGCTGCGGATCGAAGACCACCATCGTGCGCTGGCGCCGGGGTTGGCCAGGGACGGCCCGGCGCGCGAGCGCTTCGGAGCTTGTTGCGACGTCGCGCGCGTCCGACCTTCGGCCATGGGCGCGCTCAGTGGTCACCAGAGTGCCGCCACTCCATTTCGCAACACACTCTTCGGACATGCGAAACCATCCTTCCTCGCCTGGTCGTCGCACACGTGGCTCGCGGGCGCCGACGAGGAGTGCCCTTATGCGGGGATCAACGAGGGCCGACGCGAAAGGTCCTGATGAACCAACGGATTCACCCGGACCGTCTCACTCAGTAGGGTGAGCCTTGATCGGTGGTTATCTCCTCGCTGAGTAGCTGAAAGGGGTGATATTCGCTGGTTACCAGTGGCAAGGGGGCCGATACGGAGCGCAGGATCAACTGTGACCTGGTTGGAGTTGCTGACGGATCATTCGGCGCGGCGGTGGCTGCGCCGGATGGGCGCGCAGCTGGACTCCGGCTGGATCGCACTCGCCGGGAGGGAGTCCCTGCGCCAGGCCTTCGGGGAGCACCTGGACGCGGTGGCCGAGGTGGTCCGCTGCGAGGAGCAACTGGTGCCCCGCCCGGAACCGGTGACGGCGCTGGTGTTGCTGGCCAGCCACGCCTACGACACGCGCTTGCTGGCGACCCGCGCCGGCTGGCGACCGCCGCGCACGGTCATCGACTGGTCGCCGCGGGAGTGGTACGGGCTGCGGTTGCTCGCCTGCTACCGGCTGGCCTGCGGGCTGCCGCACGGGCCGCGGCTGCCGGGCGCCGCACGTCCGGTGACGCCAAGGCTGGGCCACGAGCGGACGGGGTAAGGGGCCTGCCGCCGGCGACCGAGGGGGGAGAGGCGACGGCGGCAGGCCGAAAAGGGAGCGCGTACTGGGGGAGGGCGCGCTCCCGTCCGCAGCTTATGGGATTTTCCCGACGTTCGCTGGTTGCGGAGGCAGATTCGCTGCCGGAAACACCACGAACTGGGGTTTTGCGGGAACTCCCCGGAGAGCGTTGCCGTGGCCGGCCTGAGTGAGTACCGGCGCAAGCGGCACGCGGGTCGCACTCCCGAACCGATGCCCGATGGTGACGATCCGCCTGCCGGCGCCGATGACCTCTTCGTGGTGCAGCAGCATCACGCCAGCAGCCTGCACTGGGACCTCCGGCTGGAACGGGACGGCGTGCTGGTCTCCTGGGCGGTGCCCAAGGGTGTGCCGCCGGAGCCGGACCAGCCGCGGCTCGCGGTGCACACCGAGGACCATCCACTGGAGTACGCCGGTTTCGAGGGCGAGATCCCCGCGGGCGAGTACGGCGCGGGCCGGATGTGGATCTGGGATCGCGGCCGGTACGAGACCCTGCACTGGAACCCGCACAAGGTGGAGGTGGTGCTGCACGGCGAGCGGGTGAGCGGCCGGTACGCCCTGATCAACCAGCACGAGCCGGAACGCCCGCAGGACTGGGTGTTGCGCAGGCTGGATCCGGCGGAACCCGGCCGAGCCGGGCTGCCGGAGTTCCTGCCGCCGATGCCCGCACGCGCGGGCAGGCTACCGAGAGGCCCCGGCTGGGCTTACGAGTTCCGGTGGGACGGGATGCGGGCGCAGGTCCGGTCCGAGGGCGGCCGGCCGACCGTTCGGGACCGGACCGGCGCGGAGGTCACCCCGTGGTTTCCCGAACTGCGCGGGCTCGGCGAGCAACTCGGTTCCACCGAGGCACTGCTGGACGGCGAGCTCGTCGCGTTCCACGGGGGCAGGCCCTCCGCGGAGGGCCTGCGCCGCAGGCTGGCCGCGAACACCTCGGGCGGGCGGCGCCCCGACCGGACCGCCCGGCGTATCCCGGTGGTGTACCTGCCGTTCGACCTGCTGCACCTGGACGGCCGCAGCTGCCTGGAACTGCCCTACACCGAGCGCAGGACACTGCTCACCGACCTCGGGCTCACCGGCGCGCACTGGCGGGTTCCCGAGCACTACACCGGGGACGGCGAGGCGGTGCTCGCGGCGAGCGCGGGCAACGGCCTGCCCGGAGTGGTCGCGAAAAGGGCCGGCGCGCGGTACCGCCCCGGCCGGGCGAACCGGGACTGGATCGCCGTCGACGCGGGTAACCTCACCGGCGAGGTGGTAGCGGATGCCTGACCGGATTGACGTGGACGTGGACGGGCGAAGGCTGACACTGTCCAACTTGGACAAGGTGCTGTACCCGGCGGACGGGTTCACCAAGCGGGAGGTGATCGACTACTACCGCCGGGTGGCCCCGGTGATCCTGCCACACCTCATCGGAAGGGCGACCACCTTCCTTCGGTACCCGGACGGCGTGGACGGCCAGCAGTTCTACGAGAAGGACGTCTCCCGGCACGCGCCGGACTGGGTGCGTACCGCGCGGCTGGCCAACTCGAGCAGCCGCGGCGGCTCGGAGGTCAACGACCACCCGGTGATCGAGGACCTCCCCACGCTGATCTGGGCGGCCAACCTGGCTGCGCTGGAACTGCACGTTCCGCAGTGGACGGTCGGGTCCCGCGGCGCACGGCGCAACCCGGACCGGCTGGTGTTCGACCTCGACCCCGGGCCGCCCGCCACGGTGGTGGAATGCTGCCGGGTCGCCGAGCGGCTGCGTGCGGTACTGGCCGAGGACGGCCTCACCGCGTACCCGAAGACCAGCGGTTCGAAGGGCATGCAGGTGTACTGCGCGGTGCGGACCCGGCAGCCGGAGCGCACGTCCGAGTACGCGAGGGCGGTGGCCGAGGCGCTGGCCGGCGAGTCGCCCGACGAGGTCGTCGCGCGGATGGCCAGGGCGGCACGGCCGGGCAAGGTGTTCATCGACTGGAGCCAGAACAACCCCGCGAAGACCACCGTGGCGCCGTACTCGCTACGCGGCAGGGAACAGCCGACGGTGTCCACCCCGGTGACCTGGGACGAGGTGCGGGGCTGCACCTCGGTGGCGGAGCTGACCTTCACCGCCGAGGACGTGCCGTCCAGGGTGGAGCGCCTCGGCGATCTGTTCGGCGGGCTGGCCGGCGCGCGGGCGGCGCTGCCGAGCTCGCGCTGACAGCCCGTTCCTGAACTGGACCTTGCCGGTCGAGGCGAGTGGAAGAACTCGCCCTCCCGCCTCCCACCACCACCCAAACGGAGGCGCTGACGCGCCAATCTGCTCGGCGGCGAACAGCCCACGGGTGGCGAGGCCGGGCGCATGACCTGCGAAGTTGGCTGTGGTGACGGAGTCCGAGCCCGGCCGAGCCGACCGTGTCGCGAGGTGAGGAACAAGCGCTGACCCGGAGAAGGGCCGCGACCCCCACGACGCCGGGGAGGCCACGGCCCTGACTCGGCCGGTGGGTCAGCCGGTCACGTCGAGGTGACCCGGCTGCGGGGTCGGCCGCGGCGCGTTGCCGTTCTCGTCCGCCTCGTCACCGGGCAGGTCATCGTCGTCCCCGCCGTTGTCCCCACCGTCACCGGGCTGGGTCGACGTGGTCGTCTCCGTGGGCTCGCTCGGGCCGGTGGTCTCCGTGGGCTCGCTCGGGCCGGTGGTCTCGGTGGGCTCGGTGCCGCCCTGCTTCTCGGTGCAGGTCGCCGAGGAGATGTCCACGGTCTGCAGCTTGCCGAGCACCTTGACCGAGATCGCGGTGACGGTCAGCGAGCCGTCCTCGTTCTCCGTCTGCTTGTTCAGCGTGACGGTGGCCAGGTTCTCGACGCCGATCGTGGTGTTCGGCTTGATGTGCTCGCCGAGCGTGATCCGCTTGGGGCCGATCTTCACCGTGGCCAGCGCGATGGAGCCGGTGCGGTCGTCACACTTCGCGACGATCTTCTCCGCGGAGATGGGCAGGGTGGGCAGGTCGAGCTTCAGCTCGGCCACGCTGGCCTTGGCGTAGCCCTGCTCCGCCTCGGCGTTCAGCACACCCATGTGCAGCAGCGGCATCTCACCGGGCGGCAGGTCGGCGGCGACAAGGGACTCCTTCCCGGAGCCCACCACATGCGGGGTCTTCGGGATGGTGATCAGCTTGCTGGCCGCGATCGCGTAGGCGGAGTCCTCGGCCTCGGTCGCCGACGCCATCGGGGCCAGGCCACCGACCAGCAGCAGGGAAAGCGCGCCGGCGCTCAGGGCGGCGGTTCTCTTCTTGGACAACGGGGTTCACCTTTCGGGGGTTGAGCGAACAAACCGTGCGTGCGTTACTTGCGGGGCAACCACCGCTCGGCGATCAGGCGATGCTGACGATCGTGCCGAGCGGCAGCTCGACGAGCTTGTCCAGGGCTTCCTTGGGCACCCTGATGCACCCGTCGCTGTTGGCCTTGCCGACAAAGCTGTCGTCCGGCCAGGTGTGGATGCCGACCGTTCCGGGGCCGCCGCCGAACGTCTCGTGTGATTCCGAGTGGCTGCTCAGCGGCAGGACGATCGGGCTGTAGGTGTTCTCGGTCTCGGCGATCGAGGCGATGATGAAGGCTCGCCCCTTCGGCGTGGGGTACTCGGGTTTGCCGATCCCCACGGTCCACTCGCCCATCTGCTCGTCGTCCTTGGTGATCCGCAGCTGGTAGGCGGCCAGGTCGACGTGCACGATGTAGTCGTTGTTGGCGGACTCGACACTGCCTTCCGGCACGTGCACCCAGCCGGCGGAGGTGTTCGGCCTCGAGGGCAGCAGTATCTGCGCCCAGTCGCCCTGCCGCTCGATCACCGGAACCCAGGTCGGCGACTCGACCTGCTTCACCGGAAGCCGGGCGATCGGGTCGCCGCCCGCGCCGGCGTAGACGACGAGCTCGTCCTCGGGGTGAATCACCTCACCGGCGACCGCGGCGTTCGGTTCCGGATCCTCCGGCGCGTTCGGAACCTTGCCGTAGGTGGTGGCCTCGGGCAGCGCCGCGATCTCCTCGGGGCTCAGCGCCTGGGGCGCACCGGGCACCTCCTCGCCACCGCAGGCCGAGGCCAGCAAGGTCAGCAGGGCAATGGCACCGACCGCGAGCAGTCGTTTGGGGAGACTTCCCCGGCGAGGATGACGAATACCGCCGATCGGGTGGTTCTGAAACTCATCAGGTCTTTCCATCAATCACGTCCTGAACGTCGATCATGCCGAACGGAGGACGGCAGTAAAGCAAAGCCGGATTCCGCGGCCGGACTTGGGGGTACGTGATGTACCGGATCGTGATCTGGGCGGACCTCAAGGCACACCAAGGCATCTAGACCACTAAGGACAGCGCACGGCGCTAACAGCGCGCTCGCGGACCCGCCAACCAATCCGTTCTGCCACTCGCACCTAACACACGGCGATCAGCGGTGAAAAAACTGTCATAAACAGCACACCTATGCGTCGCTCCAATTCACCCTTCTGAGCAGTCTTGACAAACGGGAAATACAAACCAACCGAGCCGCGCCCCTCGGCCCCCGTGCACGAGCGCCCGTGGCGTCCGACCATGGACGGCAGTGACCCGGACAAGACCTGGACAAGACCCGGACAAGACTGGGACACGACTGGGACACGACCCGGCCACGGGACTCGGACAGGAGGGCCGCCAGATGGGAACAGCACATCCCGGCAACGCCCCGGTCGTCGCCGGGGTGGATGGTTCGGAGCGGGCGCTCGCGGCGGTCCGGTGGGCCGCGCTGACCGCCGCCCATGAACACGCCCCGCTCGAGCTGGTGCACGCGGCCGGCTACCCGGACCTCTACGTGGGTGCCGCCACACCGCCGTCGCAGGCGCTCCAGCAGCGGCTACGGGAGCGGGGCGAGGAGTCCCTCTCGGCGGCCGAGCGCCTCGCCGAGGAGTCCGCCGGGGTCAGGGCCCGGACCAGGCTGGAGGCCGACTCGCCGGTCCCGTTGCTGCTCAGGGCTTCCGAGGCCGCGCGGATGGTGGTGCTCGGCACGAGCGGACGGGGTGGCTTCGTCGGGCTGCTGCTCGGTTCGACCACGGTCGCGCTGGCCACGCACGCGCACTGCCCGGTGGTCGCGGTGCACGGCGATCCACCGGAGACCGGGCCGGTCGTGGTCGGCGTGGACGGCAGCGGGCTCAGCGAGCGGGCGACCAGGCATGCCTTCGAGCAGGCCTCGCTACGCGGCGCCGAGCTGGTGGCCGTGCACACCTGGAGCGATGCTGACACCGATGTCGTGTTCAGCGCCGCCCGGATGCAGTTCGAGTGGGAGCCGATGGAGGACGCCGAGCGGCGGGTGCTCGCCGAGCGGCTGGCGGGCTGGCAGGCGGAGTTCCCCGATGTGGTGGTGCGCAAGGTGGTCGCCAGGGACCGGCCGCGCCACCAGCTGCTGGAATGGAGCGAGCGGGCGCGGTTGCTGGTGGTCGGCAGCCGGGGGCGTGGCGGGTTCCGCGGCCTGCTGCTCGGGTCGACCAGCCAGGCGCTGATCCACCACGCGAGCTGCCCCGTCATGGTCGTCCGGCCCGAGCACGGGTACCCAGATGGGGGTGGCGGCTAGCCTGGCCGAGGCCGACGATCCTGGTAGAGCCGAGTACACGGGAGACGAGATGGCGGCGGCGAGCACGAGTATGCAGGCTTTCCGGGACGCGCGGGAGTTCCTGCTGCGCAACAGGGATGACTACCCGACGGCGTACCGCGACTTCCGCTGGCCGGAACTCGACGAGTTCAACTGGGCGCTCGACTGGTTCGGTCACCTGGCAGGCGACCCGGAAAGCGCGGACGCCACCGCACTGTGGATCGTCGAGGAGGACGGTTCCGAAGGCCGGTGGACCTTCACCGAGCTGGCGCACCGCTCCGACCAGGTGGCCGGCTGGTTGCGGGAGCGCGGGGTACGGCGCGGTGACCGGATCATCCTGATGCTGGGCAACCAGCTGGAGCTGTGGGAGACCCTGCTCGCCACGATGAAGCTGGGTGCCGTGGTGATCCCGGCCACCACGCTGCTCGCGCCCGCGGACCTGACCGACCGGGTCGAGCGCGGCAACGCGCGGCACGTGGTGGTGGGTTCGGCCGATACCGGAAAGTTCGCGGAGGTCGCGGGCGACTACACCCGGATCGCGGTGGGCGAGCCGGTGGAAGGCTGGCTGGACTACGCCGAGGCCTACACCGCACCCGGTGGGTTCCGGCCGGACGCGCCCACCAGGGCGAACGATCCGTTCCTGCTGTACTTCACCTCCGGCACCACGGCGAAGCCGAAGCTGGTCGAGCACACGCACGCGTCCTATCCGGTCGGTCATCTGTCCACGATGTTCTGGATCGGGCTCGAGCCGGGGGACGTGCACCTGAACATCTCCTCGCCCGGCTGGGCCAAGCACGCCTGGAGCAACGTGTTCGCGCCATGGAACGCGGGCGCGACGGTGTTCATCCACAACTACACCCGGTTCGACGCCGACCGGTTGCTGTCCGAAATGGACCGGTGCGGGGTGACCAGCTTCTGCGCGCCACCGACGGTGTGGCGGATGCTGATCCAGGCCGATCTCGGCTCGCTGCGCACCCCGCCGGCGAAGGTGGTCGGCGCGGGCGAGCCGCTCAACCCCGAGGTGATCGAGCAGGTGCGCGAGGCATGGGGGATCACCATCCGGGACGGCTACGGCCAGACCGAGACCACCGTGCAGGTGGCCAACACCCCCGGCCAGCCGATCAAGCCGGGGTCGATGGGTCGGCCGACTCCCGGATACGTGATCGCCCTGGTCGACCCGGCGACCGGGGAACCCGGCCCGGACGGCGAGATCTGCATCGACCTCGCGCACCGGCCGCTCGGGCTGATGGTCGGGTACCACGGGGACGAGGAACGCAACGCCGAGGTGATGCGGGACGGCTACTACCACACCGGCGACGTGGGTTCCCGGGACGAGGATGGCTACATCACCTACGTCGGCCGCACCGACGACGTGTTCAAGGCCTCGGACTACCGGATCTCGCCGTTCGAGTTGGAGAGTGTGC
Proteins encoded in this region:
- a CDS encoding GNAT family N-acetyltransferase yields the protein MITSVRSWHGVLVLDEPGEGSVRIDGELVRLREFTVEDAEALYGIIGDPRVAALLSFDAHTREGVRDLLDGVVERSARRPRPDYTLAITSRADGALVGFGLLIPTGTGAAKLGYAVAYRHRGKGYTTDAIRALLDLGFGPLRLHRVSASLGPDNTSSIALLERFGFVREGVLREHVYTGGAWRDSVLLSLLDHEWNAA
- a CDS encoding AMP-binding protein, yielding MAAASTSMQAFRDAREFLLRNRDDYPTAYRDFRWPELDEFNWALDWFGHLAGDPESADATALWIVEEDGSEGRWTFTELAHRSDQVAGWLRERGVRRGDRIILMLGNQLELWETLLATMKLGAVVIPATTLLAPADLTDRVERGNARHVVVGSADTGKFAEVAGDYTRIAVGEPVEGWLDYAEAYTAPGGFRPDAPTRANDPFLLYFTSGTTAKPKLVEHTHASYPVGHLSTMFWIGLEPGDVHLNISSPGWAKHAWSNVFAPWNAGATVFIHNYTRFDADRLLSEMDRCGVTSFCAPPTVWRMLIQADLGSLRTPPAKVVGAGEPLNPEVIEQVREAWGITIRDGYGQTETTVQVANTPGQPIKPGSMGRPTPGYVIALVDPATGEPGPDGEICIDLAHRPLGLMVGYHGDEERNAEVMRDGYYHTGDVGSRDEDGYITYVGRTDDVFKASDYRISPFELESVLLEHDAVAEAAVVPAPDELRLAVPKAYVVLATGWAADESTAEAVLGYAREHLAPYKRIRRLEFAELPKTISGKIRRVELRAREQDPAAAGQRAGAEWRDDQFPGLRS
- a CDS encoding FecCD family ABC transporter permease; amino-acid sequence: MKTIADIDTLPGRRVLRLGPAAWTFRPRVPALALIGLALLVLVSAVNIGRGSSHIEVLDVLRTLAGGGDRRENGIIFDLRLPRTLTGILVGAALGLSGAIFQTIARNPLASPDILGITWGAGVGAVGVIVFAGYRGQVSGLAAELGVPLAGLAGGMLAALLLYGLSWRRGIDGYRLVLIGIGLSAVGYNLVYWLLTVGDVDDAARATTWIVGSLANVGWEAVGPVALALAVLVPATLICAHTIGGLQFGEETARGLGIRVDAARGTLLLLAACLAAVATAAAGPITFVALATPQIALRLARTERPPLFGSLVLGALLTVAADLGVRLLPGAYGLPVGVLTAILGAPYLIYLFVRSRREARA
- a CDS encoding FecCD family ABC transporter permease, which produces MTAILAGRSGPRHGSPHRRRRLLGLAALAVALVVAAGFSLAFGARAIPLAGVWDALVRPTGSDADIVIRSLRVPRTLLGVLAGVALGVAGALMQGHTRNPIADPGLLGVNQGAAFGIVSAVVLFGVSSLYGFIWFAFAGALLAAVVVFLLGATGGHGSTPVTLALAGAAVNALLYGLIAAIVLGNRQGMETFRFWRVGSIAGRDFAVAGQVLPFLLLGLLLAVLNTPGLNTLSLGEEVATSLGQHVRRTRILGVTAITLLTGSAVAACGPIAFLGLIVPHVVRALTGPDHRWLIPFSGLLGAILLLLADVAGRLVSGDTFEVGIMLAVLGAPVFIVLVRRKGLARL
- a CDS encoding DNA polymerase ligase N-terminal domain-containing protein; this encodes MAGLSEYRRKRHAGRTPEPMPDGDDPPAGADDLFVVQQHHASSLHWDLRLERDGVLVSWAVPKGVPPEPDQPRLAVHTEDHPLEYAGFEGEIPAGEYGAGRMWIWDRGRYETLHWNPHKVEVVLHGERVSGRYALINQHEPERPQDWVLRRLDPAEPGRAGLPEFLPPMPARAGRLPRGPGWAYEFRWDGMRAQVRSEGGRPTVRDRTGAEVTPWFPELRGLGEQLGSTEALLDGELVAFHGGRPSAEGLRRRLAANTSGGRRPDRTARRIPVVYLPFDLLHLDGRSCLELPYTERRTLLTDLGLTGAHWRVPEHYTGDGEAVLAASAGNGLPGVVAKRAGARYRPGRANRDWIAVDAGNLTGEVVADA
- a CDS encoding universal stress protein, which encodes MGTAHPGNAPVVAGVDGSERALAAVRWAALTAAHEHAPLELVHAAGYPDLYVGAATPPSQALQQRLRERGEESLSAAERLAEESAGVRARTRLEADSPVPLLLRASEAARMVVLGTSGRGGFVGLLLGSTTVALATHAHCPVVAVHGDPPETGPVVVGVDGSGLSERATRHAFEQASLRGAELVAVHTWSDADTDVVFSAARMQFEWEPMEDAERRVLAERLAGWQAEFPDVVVRKVVARDRPRHQLLEWSERARLLVVGSRGRGGFRGLLLGSTSQALIHHASCPVMVVRPEHGYPDGGGG
- a CDS encoding DUF6401 family natural product biosynthesis protein, encoding MTWLELLTDHSARRWLRRMGAQLDSGWIALAGRESLRQAFGEHLDAVAEVVRCEEQLVPRPEPVTALVLLASHAYDTRLLATRAGWRPPRTVIDWSPREWYGLRLLACYRLACGLPHGPRLPGAARPVTPRLGHERTG
- the ligD gene encoding non-homologous end-joining DNA ligase, with the protein product MPDRIDVDVDGRRLTLSNLDKVLYPADGFTKREVIDYYRRVAPVILPHLIGRATTFLRYPDGVDGQQFYEKDVSRHAPDWVRTARLANSSSRGGSEVNDHPVIEDLPTLIWAANLAALELHVPQWTVGSRGARRNPDRLVFDLDPGPPATVVECCRVAERLRAVLAEDGLTAYPKTSGSKGMQVYCAVRTRQPERTSEYARAVAEALAGESPDEVVARMARAARPGKVFIDWSQNNPAKTTVAPYSLRGREQPTVSTPVTWDEVRGCTSVAELTFTAEDVPSRVERLGDLFGGLAGARAALPSSR
- a CDS encoding choice-of-anchor P family protein, which produces MSKKRTAALSAGALSLLLVGGLAPMASATEAEDSAYAIAASKLITIPKTPHVVGSGKESLVAADLPPGEMPLLHMGVLNAEAEQGYAKASVAELKLDLPTLPISAEKIVAKCDDRTGSIALATVKIGPKRITLGEHIKPNTTIGVENLATVTLNKQTENEDGSLTVTAISVKVLGKLQTVDISSATCTEKQGGTEPTETTGPSEPTETTGPSEPTETTTSTQPGDGGDNGGDDDDLPGDEADENGNAPRPTPQPGHLDVTG
- a CDS encoding helix-turn-helix transcriptional regulator — protein: MVVFDPQPISGLGVSANAGRALPEFTDTRYVISLREAFARIGADPPALFVAHAPPAIALRILQKLSRMDAAVPLLVLLPRPVPAEELTRLRAAGAAGLLPAQATPEELRVAIAQTYFHGDYRHPKLTPLERFAGPAPERKALSKRELTVLNLMAEGWTNEAIGRRLFLSTDTIRCHVRSVLSKLHAENRTHAVALGYRLGLLSCGAPDCPAHPGQE
- a CDS encoding L,D-transpeptidase family protein, which encodes MLAVGAIALLTLLASACGGEEVPGAPQALSPEEIAALPEATTYGKVPNAPEDPEPNAAVAGEVIHPEDELVVYAGAGGDPIARLPVKQVESPTWVPVIERQGDWAQILLPSRPNTSAGWVHVPEGSVESANNDYIVHVDLAAYQLRITKDDEQMGEWTVGIGKPEYPTPKGRAFIIASIAETENTYSPIVLPLSSHSESHETFGGGPGTVGIHTWPDDSFVGKANSDGCIRVPKEALDKLVELPLGTIVSIA